Proteins encoded together in one Calonectris borealis chromosome W, bCalBor7.hap1.2, whole genome shotgun sequence window:
- the LOC142074876 gene encoding very long chain fatty acid elongase 7-like, whose amino-acid sequence MAFNNLTSKAVLLYDEWIKDADPRLEGWPLMSSPFPTTIIIGTYIYFVTSLGPKLMENKKPFELRQIMALYNFSVVTLSLYMTYEFLMSGWATGYSFRCDIVDYSRSPTALRMVRTCWLYYFSKFIELLDTIFFVLRKKNNQVTFLHVFHHSIMPWTWWFGVKFAAGGLGTFHALLNCIVHVVMYTYYGICSLGPAYHKYLWWKKYMTTIQLVQFIMITGHIGQIYIMDDCPYQYPIFMFIIWLYGSMFLVLFLHFWYHAYTKGQRLPKMARNGISKDQ is encoded by the exons ATGGCCTTTAACAATCTGACATCAAAGGCTGTGCTACTGTATGATGAATGGATTAAAGATGCTG ATCCAAGACTGGAAGGCTGGCCACTCATGTCTTCACCTTTTCCAACAACCATTATCATTGGAACCTACATTTATTTTGTCACTTCCTTAGGACCCAAactcatggaaaataaaaagccttttgaaCTCAGGCAGATAATGGCGCTTTATAATTTTAGTGTGGTAACCCTCTCTTTATATATGACTTATGAA TTTCTTATGTCAGGTTGGGCCACAGGGTACTCATTCCGGTGCGATATCGTTGACTACTCGAGGTCACCTACAGCTCTAAGA ATGGTACGAACTTGTTGGCTTTACTACTTTTCCAAGTTCATTGAATTATTAGACACT atattttttgtGCTGCGTAAGAAAAACAACCAAGTTACATTCCTGCATGTCTTTCATCATTCCATCATGCCATGGACCTGGTGGTTTGGAGTCAAATTTGCTGCAG GTGGTTTAGGAACGTTTCATGCTTTGCTGAACTGTATCGTCCATGTTGTCATGTACACTTATTATGGAATCTGTTCTTTGGGACCAGCCTATCATAAATATTTGTGGTGGAAAAAATACATGACAACTATACAACTT GTCCAGTTTATTATGATTACAGGACATATAGGACAAATCTACATCATGGATGATTGTCCGTACCAGTATCCAattttcatgtttattatttGGCTATATGGCTCTATGTTTTTAGTCTTGTTTCTCCACTTCTGGTACCATGCTTACACGAAGGGACAACGACTACCAAAGATGGCAAGAAATGGAATTAGCAAAGATCAGTGA